Proteins encoded by one window of Deltaproteobacteria bacterium:
- a CDS encoding Crp/Fnr family transcriptional regulator: protein MKLTDVNLLDELAKPEHAELRAQFMERTHAKGALIYQPGEGPDLVFVVSSGRVRIYLASVDKEFTVAILEPGAVYSTHTRAFVEAMDECVLLVTETGRFHAGLRSYPELTGAMINVLGGLLKNSFSIIHGLVFHDASLRLVGYLLEEARHGEPCDDKGCRIIRLGLLTEEMAKIVGATRQTVSMLISDLVRSGDLVKLGRGEYLIPDLTRLEARLS from the coding sequence ATGAAGCTGACCGACGTCAACCTGCTCGACGAACTGGCCAAGCCCGAGCACGCCGAACTCCGAGCTCAGTTCATGGAAAGAACCCACGCCAAGGGGGCCTTGATCTATCAACCCGGAGAAGGACCCGATCTGGTCTTTGTGGTCTCCTCCGGTCGGGTACGCATCTACCTGGCCTCGGTGGACAAGGAATTCACCGTGGCCATCCTGGAACCCGGGGCCGTCTATTCCACCCATACCCGGGCTTTTGTCGAGGCCATGGACGAATGCGTCCTTCTGGTCACCGAAACAGGCCGTTTTCATGCCGGCCTGCGGTCCTATCCCGAACTGACCGGGGCCATGATCAACGTCCTGGGCGGCCTGCTCAAGAACTCCTTTTCCATCATCCACGGGCTGGTCTTTCACGACGCGTCCCTTCGACTGGTCGGCTATCTGCTCGAGGAGGCCCGCCATGGCGAACCCTGCGACGACAAGGGCTGCCGAATCATCCGTCTGGGGCTGTTGACCGAGGAAATGGCCAAGATCGTCGGTGCCACCCGCCAGACCGTGTCCATGCTTATTTCCGATCTGGTCCGCTCCGGCGATCTGGTCAAGCTCGGTCGCGGCGAATACCTCATTCCCGACCTGACCCGTCTCGAGGCCAGGCTGTCCTGA